A single window of Thermoplasmata archaeon DNA harbors:
- a CDS encoding citrate synthase — MVAKGESGKRAEKRTSRSDSLTVRDNRTLREYVLPLERGALRATELRQIKVSETDPGLLSYDPAFQNTASCQSAVTYLDGTAGILRYRGYPIEELAEKKSYLEVAYLLIHGTLPRPSELADWTHQITYHTMVHENVKKFMDGFHHDAHPMGMMVSTLAALSTFYPEAKQVHDATLRERQIHRLVAKIPTIAAFAYRHSIGMAYIYPSNDLGYATNFLAMMYRPSWTTHYDPDPVLAKALDTLFVLHADHEQNCSTNAMRIAGSSHADPYVSSAAASAALYGPLHGGANEQVVRMLQEVGSKENIPKLIRQVKSGKRRLMGFGHRVYKSYDPRARIIKRVADSVFSVTGRNRLIDIALGLEEVALSDDYFIRRHLYPNVDFYSGIIYQAMGFPTDMFPVLFAIPRMSGWLAQWQEMLLDEEQKIARPRQLYVGASLRHVPG, encoded by the coding sequence AGTACGTCTTGCCGCTGGAGCGAGGGGCGCTTCGGGCGACGGAGCTACGCCAGATCAAGGTCTCGGAGACGGACCCCGGGCTGCTGAGTTACGACCCCGCCTTCCAGAACACGGCCTCCTGCCAGAGCGCCGTGACGTATCTCGACGGCACCGCCGGGATCTTGCGCTACCGAGGTTACCCGATCGAGGAACTGGCGGAGAAGAAGAGCTACCTCGAGGTGGCGTACCTCCTCATCCACGGAACACTCCCGCGCCCGAGCGAGCTCGCGGATTGGACGCACCAGATCACCTACCACACGATGGTCCATGAGAACGTGAAGAAGTTCATGGACGGGTTCCATCACGACGCGCATCCCATGGGGATGATGGTGAGCACGCTCGCCGCCCTATCCACCTTCTACCCCGAGGCGAAGCAGGTTCACGACGCGACTCTTCGGGAGCGCCAGATCCACCGCCTCGTCGCGAAGATCCCCACGATTGCCGCCTTTGCCTACCGCCACTCTATCGGCATGGCGTACATCTATCCGAGCAACGACCTCGGCTATGCCACCAATTTCCTCGCGATGATGTATCGGCCTTCGTGGACGACCCACTACGACCCGGACCCGGTGCTCGCAAAGGCCCTGGACACGCTCTTCGTCCTCCACGCCGACCATGAGCAGAACTGCAGCACGAACGCGATGCGGATCGCGGGGAGCTCCCACGCAGATCCGTACGTCTCCTCGGCGGCGGCGTCGGCAGCGCTCTACGGACCGCTCCACGGAGGGGCCAACGAGCAGGTGGTCCGGATGCTCCAAGAGGTCGGGTCGAAGGAGAACATCCCGAAGTTGATTCGCCAAGTGAAATCCGGCAAGCGTCGCCTGATGGGTTTCGGGCATCGCGTCTACAAGAGCTACGACCCACGCGCGCGGATCATCAAGCGGGTCGCCGACTCGGTCTTCTCCGTCACCGGGCGCAACCGGCTGATCGATATCGCCCTCGGGCTTGAGGAGGTGGCGTTGTCGGACGACTACTTCATCCGGCGGCACCTGTATCCGAACGTCGACTTCTACTCGGGGATCATCTACCAGGCAATGGGCTTCCCGACCGACATGTTCCCCGTGCTCTTTGCGATCCCCCGGATGTCCGGATGGCTCGCCCAGTGGCAGGAGATGCTGCTGGACGAGGAGCAGAAGATCGCCCGGCCACGCCAGCTCTACGTGGGCGCGAGTCTCCGACACGTTCCGGGGTAA
- a CDS encoding HAD-IC family P-type ATPase: MGGRKYSGATSPTQVPAPLSRTPAEGLSSDEAQRRLGVFGPNEVPTERPRTLHRIAAQLWGPVPWMLEVAFVLELAIGGYPSAAILAGLLVFNGLLSVSQEQRARAALEMLRERLQVLARVPRDGTWRTLPARDLVPGDRLHIRMGDIVPADAHLVDGSVEVDQSMLTGESTTISRGPAQSVFSGSVIRRGEATGEVTATGVRTYFGRTAELVRSAHARSHLQDLMFKVVSYLIVADAVLALLVVGDGLVQATNLFFLAPFLLIILIASVPVALPATFTVASAIESRRLAGEGVLVTGLSGVEDAAGMDLLFADKTGTLTQNRQTVTDLRPFTDLTSDQVLSLAAAACDESTQDPIDIAILDAARRQRVPHPDRTQFVPFDPAAKRSEAWIREDGEAIRVVLGAPAAIGVIASLPAELAALQDEWGSQGYRILAVGKGPVGALRTVGAVALADPIREEASELIRTLHELGIRVVMVTGDGITTARAVGRSLGLDGPVGSREDLSRASEEFAGFAGMYPEDKFTLVRALQDRRRIVGMTGDGVNDAPALRQAEVGVAVSNATDVAKASAKIVLTRPGLGGIVNAVEGGRRVYRRMLTWMLNKISRNIQLVTLLCVGFLITGQLLTTPFLVLLMIFAGDFVMISVGTDRARTARGPDRWNVRRMVVIGVAIASGWLALSFAIVFVGVDVVRWPLATLQTVVFLYLVFSAQATLYLVRERGPFWNSWPSRTLLLASGLDLLVLSILAIFGVLMAPVSPLILLAVLGAVVGTAVALDRLKLWLFRVTEEPDDRFSSGAVHA, encoded by the coding sequence ATGGGCGGGAGGAAGTATTCGGGCGCCACGTCGCCCACGCAGGTCCCGGCGCCTCTCTCTCGGACCCCAGCGGAGGGGCTCAGCTCCGACGAGGCACAGCGCCGTCTGGGAGTCTTCGGCCCGAACGAGGTTCCGACCGAACGACCCCGCACGCTTCACCGAATCGCCGCGCAGCTGTGGGGGCCGGTCCCTTGGATGCTGGAGGTGGCGTTCGTGCTCGAACTGGCGATCGGCGGCTACCCTTCGGCGGCGATCCTGGCCGGCCTGCTCGTGTTCAATGGCCTGCTTTCGGTCTCCCAGGAGCAACGGGCGCGTGCGGCGTTGGAGATGCTACGAGAGCGTCTCCAGGTCCTTGCGCGAGTCCCGCGGGACGGGACCTGGCGCACTCTTCCCGCCCGCGACCTCGTTCCCGGTGACCGGCTCCACATCCGGATGGGCGACATCGTGCCCGCGGACGCCCACCTCGTGGACGGCTCGGTCGAGGTCGACCAGTCGATGCTGACCGGAGAATCGACCACCATTTCCCGGGGGCCGGCCCAGTCGGTGTTCTCCGGCTCGGTGATTCGCCGAGGCGAGGCGACAGGCGAGGTCACCGCCACCGGTGTTCGCACCTATTTCGGTCGGACCGCCGAGCTGGTTCGTTCGGCGCACGCGCGCAGCCACCTCCAGGACCTCATGTTCAAGGTCGTGAGCTATCTCATCGTCGCGGACGCCGTGCTTGCGCTCCTCGTGGTTGGCGATGGCCTGGTCCAAGCGACAAACCTGTTCTTCCTGGCCCCGTTCCTTCTGATCATACTCATCGCGTCGGTACCCGTCGCTCTGCCCGCCACGTTCACGGTCGCCTCCGCGATCGAGTCGCGTCGGCTGGCCGGGGAAGGGGTCCTGGTCACCGGGCTGTCGGGGGTGGAGGACGCCGCGGGCATGGATCTTCTCTTCGCGGACAAGACCGGGACGCTCACCCAAAACCGACAAACGGTGACCGACCTGCGGCCGTTCACAGATCTGACATCCGACCAGGTCCTCTCACTTGCGGCCGCAGCGTGCGACGAATCCACCCAAGACCCGATCGATATCGCGATCCTCGACGCCGCCCGCCGACAAAGGGTTCCGCACCCGGACCGCACTCAGTTCGTTCCGTTTGACCCGGCAGCGAAAAGGTCCGAGGCCTGGATCCGAGAGGACGGAGAGGCGATCCGTGTGGTCCTGGGCGCACCGGCCGCGATCGGCGTGATCGCATCGCTGCCGGCCGAGCTGGCTGCGCTCCAAGACGAGTGGGGATCCCAGGGCTACCGAATCCTCGCCGTTGGAAAGGGGCCCGTAGGGGCACTGCGCACCGTGGGAGCCGTCGCGCTGGCCGACCCGATCCGCGAGGAGGCGTCCGAGCTGATCCGCACGCTTCATGAGTTGGGCATTCGCGTGGTCATGGTCACGGGCGATGGGATCACGACGGCCCGTGCGGTCGGTCGCTCGCTAGGGCTCGATGGGCCGGTCGGAAGCCGGGAGGACCTCTCCCGGGCTTCGGAGGAGTTCGCGGGGTTCGCAGGGATGTACCCGGAGGACAAGTTCACGCTCGTGCGTGCCCTCCAGGATCGCCGACGGATCGTCGGGATGACCGGGGACGGGGTCAACGACGCCCCCGCGCTGCGGCAAGCCGAGGTAGGGGTGGCGGTTTCGAATGCGACGGATGTGGCGAAAGCATCGGCGAAGATCGTGCTCACTCGCCCGGGGCTCGGAGGGATCGTCAACGCGGTCGAAGGAGGACGACGCGTGTACCGGCGCATGCTCACCTGGATGCTCAACAAGATCTCGAGAAACATCCAGCTCGTGACGCTACTGTGCGTCGGTTTCCTCATTACGGGACAGCTCCTCACGACCCCGTTCCTCGTCCTGCTCATGATCTTCGCCGGTGACTTTGTGATGATCTCGGTCGGTACGGACCGGGCGCGGACCGCTCGGGGTCCGGACCGATGGAACGTCCGCCGTATGGTGGTGATCGGAGTCGCGATCGCGTCCGGATGGCTTGCCCTCTCCTTCGCCATCGTCTTTGTCGGGGTCGATGTCGTTCGATGGCCGCTCGCGACGCTTCAGACGGTCGTGTTCCTGTACCTCGTCTTCTCCGCCCAGGCGACCCTCTACTTGGTCCGGGAACGGGGCCCGTTCTGGAACTCCTGGCCCAGCCGGACCCTCCTCCTCGCTTCCGGTCTCGACCTCCTCGTGCTGAGCATCCTCGCCATCTTCGGAGTGTTGATGGCCCCGGTCTCGCCGCTTATCCTGCTCGCCGTGCTCGGCGCGGTCGTGGGGACTGCGGTGGCGCTCGACCGCTTGAAGCTCTGGCTCTTCCGAGTCACCGAGGAGCCCGACGACCGGTTCTCCTCGGGAGCGGTTCACGCGTGA